The proteins below come from a single Mesobacillus jeotgali genomic window:
- a CDS encoding NAD(P)H-dependent flavin oxidoreductase: MWDNRLTELLNIEFPIIQAPMAGGVTTTELVASVSNAGGLGMVGAGYMEPGQLRSQIREIKKLTDKPYGVNLFIPGDFRVSKFDLDLAFDRLQPFRDELNIKEEVPVVPDSKEEHVKFAQLLDVIIGEKVPVCSFTFGIPAEEVISKLKSEGVILIGTATSVNEAVMNENAGMDIVVGQGSEAGGHRGTFSEDGGDHLLGVMSLIPQITEKVSIPVIAAGGIMNGKGVIASLCLGANGVQMGTAFLTCKESGAHKVYKEAVLKAADSDTVLTRAFSGKWARGIKNQFIKDIEEGQAPIPDYPVQNKLTTKIRKAAASRNDSRFMSLWSGQSPGLAKDQTVKELIREIVSQAEEIKASL, from the coding sequence CAATCATACAAGCACCAATGGCAGGAGGGGTAACTACCACGGAACTGGTGGCATCAGTATCAAACGCTGGCGGCCTTGGCATGGTCGGTGCAGGATATATGGAACCCGGCCAGTTGAGGAGTCAAATTAGGGAGATCAAGAAGCTGACGGACAAGCCATATGGAGTGAATTTGTTTATACCAGGAGATTTTCGAGTCTCAAAGTTTGATTTAGACTTGGCCTTCGACAGGCTCCAGCCTTTTCGTGATGAGTTGAATATAAAGGAAGAAGTCCCGGTCGTCCCGGATTCGAAGGAGGAACATGTCAAATTCGCTCAGTTGCTGGACGTCATCATCGGAGAAAAAGTTCCTGTCTGCTCCTTTACCTTTGGCATTCCTGCGGAAGAAGTCATCTCAAAGTTAAAAAGTGAGGGGGTCATCCTCATTGGAACTGCAACAAGCGTCAATGAAGCAGTGATGAATGAAAATGCCGGAATGGATATCGTTGTCGGGCAGGGAAGTGAAGCGGGCGGGCATCGCGGTACTTTTTCGGAAGATGGCGGGGATCATTTATTAGGAGTAATGTCGCTGATTCCTCAGATAACAGAGAAAGTATCAATACCAGTTATTGCTGCCGGAGGGATTATGAATGGTAAGGGGGTTATAGCCTCACTCTGTTTGGGGGCAAATGGAGTGCAAATGGGAACAGCTTTCCTGACGTGCAAAGAGAGCGGTGCCCATAAAGTATACAAAGAAGCGGTCCTCAAGGCAGCCGATTCAGATACTGTCCTGACTCGCGCTTTTTCAGGTAAGTGGGCCAGAGGAATCAAGAATCAATTTATTAAAGATATAGAGGAAGGTCAGGCTCCCATTCCTGATTATCCAGTTCAAAATAAACTGACCACTAAAATAAGGAAGGCGGCAGCCTCACGGAATGACAGCCGGTTCATGTCGCTTTGGTCTGGCCAAAGCCCAGGGCTGGCAAAGGACCAAACCGTTAAAGAGCTGATTAGAGAAATTGTTTCTCAGGCTGAGGAAATAAAGGCATCACTTTGA